The DNA sequence GTTCAGCCCCATCTTGGGGCCGGAGGTGTGCCCCCACCTCCGGCCCCAAGATGGGGCTGAACCGAGGAGAATCGAGATGATGAAAATACGTTTGTTGCTGGTTGATGATGAAACCGACTTTCTCACCGCCTATTCGCGCAGATTCGAGCGCAGAAATGCCGAAATAACCATCGCTTCAAGCGGTCAGGAGGCCATTGACAAAATTCGGGACGCCGAGTTCGACGTGGTCATTCTCGACGTCATGATGCCCGAGATGAACGGCATCGAGACCTTGAGGCGCATCAAGGCCATAGCCCCCGACCTTCCGGTCATCATCCTGACAGGACACGCCGATTCCAAGACGCTCATCCAGGGCATGGACTTCGGCGCCTTCGACTTCATGCTCAAGCCGGTGGGTACCGACGAATTGTATTTCAAGGTGCTGGATGCCGTCAGATCCAGGCAGCGGAGCTAGGCCCAACTGTCGGAGGTGTGCCGTGAAGAATACGCTCAAGACTCTTTTCAATTTCATTCACAGAAATCCTGACGAAAAGGATGAAACGGCAGAACTGTTCCTGGCAAAATCGGAGAACTTCCGGCTGCTGCTGTCGGCCAAC is a window from the Pseudodesulfovibrio sp. S3 genome containing:
- a CDS encoding response regulator, translating into MMKIRLLLVDDETDFLTAYSRRFERRNAEITIASSGQEAIDKIRDAEFDVVILDVMMPEMNGIETLRRIKAIAPDLPVIILTGHADSKTLIQGMDFGAFDFMLKPVGTDELYFKVLDAVRSRQRS